One Cynocephalus volans isolate mCynVol1 chromosome 5, mCynVol1.pri, whole genome shotgun sequence DNA window includes the following coding sequences:
- the CCN6 gene encoding cellular communication network factor 6, producing MQALLPPALLLAGLAQFCCRAQGTGPLDTTPEGRPGEASEAHRRKQFCHWPCKCAHQKPNCPPGVSLVRDGCGCCKVCAKQPGDICNEADVCDPHKGLYCDYSADRPRYETGVCAYLVGVGCEFNRVHYHNGQVFQPSPLFSCLCVSGAIGCTPLFIPELADTDCSQAEGGKKSNQSNCGLGPLQQQLSSYKTVPAYRNLPLIWKRKCLVQATKWTPCSRTCGMGVSTRVTNENSNCAMRKEKRLCYIQPCDTNISKTVKIPKGKTCQPTFQLSKAEKFVFSGCSSTQSYKPTFCGICLDKRCCIPNKSKMITIQFDCPNEGSFKWKMLWITSCVCQRNCREPGDIFSELKILQAHGGKFKPFTSSLEDDSKLSNVLFICINGDMKNK from the exons ATGCAGGCGCTGCTCCCGCCCGCTCTGCTCCTCGCTGGCCTGGCCCAG TTCTGCTGCAGGGCACAGGGCACTGGGCCATTAGACACAACACCTGAAGGCAGACCCGGAGAAGCGTCAGAAGCACATCGGCGTAAACAGTTTTGTCACTGGCCCTGCAAATGCGCTCATCAGAAGCCCAATTGCCCTCCTGGAGTGAGCTTGGTGAGGGATGGCTGCGGATGCTGTAAAGTCTGTGCTAAGCAACCAGGGGACATCTGCAATGAGGCCGACGTCTGCGACCCACACAAAGGGCTGTATTGTGACTACTCGGCAGACAGGCCTAGGTACGAGACTGGAGTGTGTGCAT ACCTTGTAGGTGTTGGATGTGAATTCAACAGGGTACATTATCATAATGGCCAAGTGTTCCAGCCCAGTCCCCTGTTCAGCTGCCTCTGTGTGAGTGGGGCCATTGGATGCACGCCTCTGTTCATACCAGAGCTGGCTGACACTGACTGCTCTCAAGCTGAAGGTGGAAAGAAGTCTAATCAATCAAACTGTGGCCTGGGACCATTACAACAGCAGCTCTCAAGCTACAAAACAGTGCCAG CTTATAGGAATCTCCCacttatttggaaaagaaaatgtcttgTGCAAGCAACAAAGTGGACTCCCTGCTCCAGAACTTGTGGGATGGGAGTATCTACTAGGGtaacaaatgaaaacagcaattgtgcaatgagaaaagagaaaagactgtgTTATATCCAGCCTTGTGACACTAATATATCAAAGACAGTAAAG atcccCAAAGGAAAAACATGCCAACCTACCTTCCAACTCTCCAAAGCTgaaaaatttgtcttttctggatGCTCAAGCACTCAAAGTTACAAACCCACATTTTGTGGAATATGCTTGGATAAGAGATGCTGCATCCCTAATAAGTCTAAAATGATTACCATTCAATTTGACTGCCCAAATGAAGGGTCATTTAAATGGAAGATGCTGTGGATTACATCTTGTGTATGTCAGAGAAACTGCAGAGAACCTGGAGATATATTTTCTGAGCTCAAGATTCTACAAGCACATGGAGGAAAATTTAAG CCATTTACTTCAAGTTTGGAAGACGATAGCAAGCTTAGTAATGTTCTGTTCATTTGTATAAATGGTGACATGAAAAACAAGTAG